Proteins encoded together in one Impatiens glandulifera chromosome 1, dImpGla2.1, whole genome shotgun sequence window:
- the LOC124922762 gene encoding protein LEAD-SENSITIVE 1-like, protein MGLLSHRVHSHEITAGDHIYTWTPAFAYSHHGIYVGGNKVIHFTRKNNAHFKTDSTSGFFSSSSTPSNQTSCPTFPDCGFQKNESGVVITCVNCFLGKQNLYRFQYGVTHTIFIAKLRGGTCSTAISDPPDDVIHRATHLLRHGFGNYDVFKKNCEDFALYCKTGLLSVGNSAFGGSGQVACAVSGPLGFILSAPFRLLMPNPVSMVAATAGFYYMSKYATDIGVRKDVVKVRVEDLTVVEMNKEKLEEKVDNENESNEDNHQDGCIHPFKRQRY, encoded by the exons ATGGGATTGCTGTCTCATAGAGTTCATAGTCACGAAATTACCGCCGGCGATCATATCTACACCTGGACGCCGGCTTTTGCATACTCTCATCACG GCATCTATGTTGGGGGAAACAAGGTTATCCATTTCACTAGAAAAAACAATGCCCATTTCAAAACTGATTCCACCtccggtttcttctcctcctcctcaacACCGAGCAACCAAACCTCTTGCCCCACATTCCCCGACTGCGGATTCCAAAAAAACGAGAGTGGAGTCGTGATCACCTGCGTAAATTGCTTCCTAGGAAAACAAAACCTATACCGTTTCCAATACGGAGTTACCCACACGATATTCATAGCCAAACTTAGAGGAGGAACATGCTCGACCGCTATATCCGACCCGCCTGATGATGTGATCCATCGGGCGACCCATCTTCTTCGACACGGGTTTGGAAACTACGACGTGTTTAAGAAGAATTGCGAGGATTTTGCTCTGTATTGTAAAACCGGGTTGTTGAGTGTTGGAAATAGTGCTTTTGGAGGAAGTGGTCAAGTGGCGTGTGCTGTGAGTGGTCCTTTGGGCTTTATTTTATCGGCTCCATTTAGGTTATTGATGCCTAATCCGGTTAGTATGGTAGCTGCTACGGCTGGCTTTTATTATATGAGTAAGTATGCAACCGATATTGGTGTTAGGAAGGATGTGGTTAAGGTGCGGGTCGAGGATTTGACAGTTGTGGAGATGAATAAGGAGAAACTTGAAGAAAAAGTTGACAATGAAAATGAATCGAATGAAGATAACCATCAGGATGGATGTATTCATCCTTTCAAGAGGCAAAGAtattga
- the LOC124919515 gene encoding plant UBX domain-containing protein 10 has product MADMADKLADFQAITGINDVELCTEILSAHDWNLEQAISSFHTTSDDVFDHPSSSTAAAGSSGRFDEDTRQLQGLGLVARGPAPPGLAWKLITLPISIISGSLGLISGAIGLGMWVAGGVLSYSLSMVGLNSGRAGDSSSPLVSVSAAASEAMDFVANFERDYGLTRPNFVSEGFMDALQRSRHAFKLLFVYLHSPDHPDTPLFCERTLCSDLLSAFINENFVSWGGNIRASEGFKMSNSLKASRYPFCAVVMAATNQRIALLQQVEGPKTPEELLTILQKVLEETSPVLVSARVEAEERRINTRLRQEQDAAYQAALEADQARERERREEQERQEREAAEAERKRKEEEEARERAAHEAAEKEAALARLRQEKALSLGPEPEKGPDVTQVQVRFPSGERKGRRFESTLTLQTLYDYVDSLGCLEINGYNLVSNFPRVVYGQDKVKMTLKEAGLHPQASLFVELIS; this is encoded by the exons ATGGCTGATATGGCTGACAAATTAGCTGATTTTCAAGCAATTACTGGTATCAACGATGTAGAATTGTGTACAGAGATCCTCTCCGCCCATGACTGGAATCTTGAGCAAGCGATCTCCAGTTTCCATACAACCTCTGACGACGTCTTTGACCATCCTTCTTCCTCAACCGCTGCAGCCGGAAGCAGCGGTCGGTTTGATGAAGACACGCGACAACTACAAGGATTGGGATTAGTCGCTCGTGGCCCTGCGCCGCCAGGATTGGCTTGGAAGCTCATTACGCTTCCGATTTCCATCATTTCAGGAAGTCTAGGGTTGATATCCGGCGCAATTGGTCTAGGTATGTGGGTGGCTGGTGGGGTTCTTTCGTATTCCTTGAGCATGGTAGGATTGAATTCTGGACGTGCGGGGGATTCATCGTCTCCTTTGGTTTCTGTGTCGGCTGCTGCATCTGAGGCGATGGATTTTGTAGCGAATTTCGAGAGAGATTATGGTTTAACTCGTCCGAATTTTGTGTCTGAGGGTTTTATGGATGCTTTGCAGAGGTCTCGGCATGCATTTAAGTTGTTGTTTGTGTATTTGCATTCTCCTGATCATCCTGATACACCTTTGTTCTGTGAAAGGACCCTGTGTTCGGACTTATTGTCTGCTTTCATTAATGAGAACTTTGTTTCATGGGGTGGTAACATTCGTGCTAGTGAAGGATTCAAGATGAGTAACAGCTTGAAAGCATCTAGGTACCCGTTCTGTGCTGTGGTTATGGCTGCCACAAATCAGAGGATAGCTCTATTGCAACAG GTTGAAGGACCCAAGACTCCTGAAGAATTGCTAACAATATTGCAGAAAGTGCTTGAAGAAACATCCCCTGTTCTCGTGTCTGCAAGGGTTGAAGCTGAAGAACGAAGAATCAACACGCGTCTAAGGCAAGAACAAGATGCGGCTTATCAAGCAGCACTTGAAGCAGACCAG GCACGTGAACGCGAAAGGAGAGAAGAGCAAGAACGACAGGAAAGAGAAGCTGCTGAAGCTGagaggaagaggaaggaggAGGAAGAAGCCCGTGAACGAGCAGCTCATGAAGCTGCTGAAAAGGAAGCTGCATTAGCTAGGCTGAGACAGGAAAAAGCTCTCTCACTTGGACCCGAGCCTGAAAAAGGACCCGATGTTACTCAA GTTCAGGTGCGGTTTCCAAGTGGAGAACGAAAAGGAAGGAGGTTCGAAAGCACGTTGACTCTCCAAACCCTCTATGACTATGTGGATTCATTGGGATGCTTAGAAATAAACGGGTACAATCTTGTCTCCAACTTCCCCCGTGTAGTGTATGGTCAAGACAAGGTTAAAATGACCCTGAAAGAAGCTGGTCTACATCCTCAAGCCAGCCTTTTTGTGGAACTGATCTCGTGA
- the LOC124922761 gene encoding protein yippee-like At4g27745 isoform X1: MKGTSILEENSLSMAGSVGPRFYSCCNCRNNVALHDDVISKTFQGKHGRAFLFSHAMNLVIGEKENRQLITGLHTVADVSCCDCLEVVGWKYVRAFEVSQKYKEGKFVLEKWKIICE; encoded by the exons AT gAAAGGAACATCAATTTTAGAGGAAAACTCTCTGTCTATGGCTGGGTCGGTTGGTCCAAGGTTTTACAGTTGTTGTAATTGCAGGAACAATGTTGCCCTTCATGATGATGTCATTTCCAAAACATTCCAG GGGAAACATGGGAGAGCATTTCTGTTTTCTCATGCTATGAATTTAGTAATTGGGGAGAAAGAAAACAGGCAACTGATCACAGGTCTTCACACTGTTGCCGATGTTTCCTGTTGCGATTGTTTGGAAGTGGTTGGATGGAAATACGTAAGAGCTTTTGAGGTGAGTCAAAAGTACAAGGAAGGGAAGTTTGTACTTGAAAAGTGGAAAATCATTTGCGAGTGA
- the LOC124922761 gene encoding protein yippee-like At4g27745 isoform X2, translating into MAGSVGPRFYSCCNCRNNVALHDDVISKTFQGKHGRAFLFSHAMNLVIGEKENRQLITGLHTVADVSCCDCLEVVGWKYVRAFEVSQKYKEGKFVLEKWKIICE; encoded by the exons ATGGCTGGGTCGGTTGGTCCAAGGTTTTACAGTTGTTGTAATTGCAGGAACAATGTTGCCCTTCATGATGATGTCATTTCCAAAACATTCCAG GGGAAACATGGGAGAGCATTTCTGTTTTCTCATGCTATGAATTTAGTAATTGGGGAGAAAGAAAACAGGCAACTGATCACAGGTCTTCACACTGTTGCCGATGTTTCCTGTTGCGATTGTTTGGAAGTGGTTGGATGGAAATACGTAAGAGCTTTTGAGGTGAGTCAAAAGTACAAGGAAGGGAAGTTTGTACTTGAAAAGTGGAAAATCATTTGCGAGTGA
- the LOC124922763 gene encoding BTB/POZ domain-containing protein At3g05675-like, whose product MEKTIDATHYKFNDSTTSDMTLRLTNKEGQLELLHSHSIVLKNVSKFFEEQISSQSLEIDIHCSDVDYDHHMEFFKSLYLPDDSLLDSWACVRSAIGVLQVATAYSCEKIISSCIHYLEAVPWDDKEEDEILKAVSKLGPIAMPILARIQPVDLNATKGVLISAIRFATSLNEPCAPFGSELKTSAQEQIEYMLNEDEETPIVMADNEVKSEIRTGLSKISSTFENELSLLLVEPNIEQNTIVMQSLSDLEWLCGLLPKVDLMKDFVSNWAEISDFIVRTVEDLKLDDSMWGLKVKVMELTARVLEAVGYGNVILSPNTRVHLLKTWLPYIRKMKPLLDLKSNEDSNFDHKMDEDLCQGIEGAIVSLILALPSDDQADILEEWMREEHVRYPDLSEAFEIWCYRTKSANRRLVEGFEKGENCNSTLPFTLN is encoded by the coding sequence ATGGAAAAAACCATTGATGCAACACATTACAAGTTTAATGACAGTACTACAAGTGATATGACTTTGCGATTAACAAACAAAGAAGGCCAACTCGAGCTTCTTCACTCTCATTCAATTGTCCTGAAGAATGTAAGCAAGTTTTTCGAAGAACAGATTTCATCTCAAAGCCTAGAAATCGATATTCATTGCTCGGATGTCGATTACGATCATCATATGGAGTTTTTCAAGAGTTTATATCTTCCAGATGACTCACTGTTAGATTCATGGGCATGTGTTAGATCAGCCATTGGTGTTCTTCAAGTCGCAACTGCCTACAGCTGCGAAAAGATCATATCGAGTTGCATACACTACTTAGAAGCAGTCCCATGGGATGACAAGGAAGAGGATGAGATTCTAAAAGCAGTTTCTAAACTTGGTCCAATTGCAATGCCAATATTAGCAAGAATCCAACCTGTAGATTTAAATGCTACAAAAGGGGTCTTGATCTCTGCAATTCGATTCGCCACATCTCTAAACGAGCCTTGCGCTCCATTTGGTAGTGAGCTTAAAACTTCTGCTCAAGAACAGATTGAATACATGCTCAACGAAGATGAAGAAACCCCAATTGTCATGGCAGATAATGAAGTCAAGTCGGAAATAAGAACAGGACTTTCGAAAATCTCTTCCACTTTCGAAAATGAATTGAGTTTGTTGCTTGTGGAACCGAACATTGAACAGAATACGATCGTCATGCAGAGTCTCTCCGATCTCGAATGGCTGTGTGGGTTACTACCGAAAGTAGATCTAATGAAAGATTTTGTATCAAATTGGGCTGAAATCTCTGATTTTATAGTTAGGACGGTTGAAGATTTGAAACTCGATGATTCGATGTGGGGTTTGAAGGTGAAAGTGATGGAATTGACGGCTAGGGTTCTTGAAGCAGTTGGGTATGGGAACGTTATACTCTCACCAAATACCCGCGTGCATTTGTTAAAAACTTGGCTACCTTATATTAGGAAGATGAAGCCTCTTCTCGATTTAAAGAGTAACGAGGATTCAAATTTTGATCATAAAATGGATGAGGATCTTTGCCAGGGTATTGAAGGTGCAATTGTTTCGTTGATTTTGGCATTGCCTTCGGATGATCAAGCTGATATACTCGAGGAATGGATGCGAGAAGAACATGTTAGGTATCCTGATTTGAGTGAGGCTTTCGAGATTTGGTGTTATAGAACGAAATCTGCAAATCGGAGATTGGTCGAGGGTTTCGAAAAGGGCGAGAATTGTAATTCCACTCTTCCGTTTACcctcaattaa